aaataaatttttagttcaatacaTTCAACACAGATGGCACTGccgtcgaaataaatttttagttcaatacaTTCGACACAGATGGCACTGCcgccgaaataaatttttagttcaatacaTTCGACACAGATGGCACTGCcgccgaaataaatttttagttcaatacaTTCGACACAGATGGCACTGccgtcgaaataaattttcagttcaATACATTCAACACAGATGGCACTGccgtcgaaataaatttttagttcaatacaTTCGACACAGATGGCACTGccgtcgaaataaatttttagttcaatacaTTCAACACAGATGGCACTGccgtcgaaataaatttttagttcaatacaTTCGACACAGATGGCACTGccgtcgaaataaatttttagttcaatacaTTCGACACAGATGGCACTGCcgccgaaataaatttttagttcaatacaTTCAACACAGATGGCACTGccgtcgaaataaatttttagttcaatacaTTCGACACAGATGGCACTGccgtcgaaataaatttttagttcaatacaTTCGACACAGATGGCACTGccgtcgaaataaatttttagttcaatacaTTCAACACAGATGGCACTGCcgccgaaataaatttttagttcaaaaattgaatgattctttctcatttttttgtgttttttggcctaatttacttcaattttcttcaatttgtattaggagaatataatgcCAAGTTAGTACACTaaaattttcagcaaaatattttcattttcttttttatctgcACATAAGGTGCAAATAATTCGCTATGTAAATGGAACGAAACGAACAAATAGTTGAAAGTTTTATACTGATTAATTAATACATaccagaaaaaagaaaaaggtttttagggtgaaaacacttacaaTTTGTCTATCAGGGttggttttattgaaaaaaaaaataggaaagccgaataaaatgaatagatttatttttttcggcGGTCGGTTTGGGGCAAGTTTTTGAAGACCTAAGCTATGTTatacttttgaataaaataatatgaatatttattatttttatataaaagttttgttttttattgtttttttataaattaaaatacaaacaaattaattaatgaattaaaattaaatatatatatatattttgttttgtttataaacatgataacattatttatttattgtattgtggttgtatcaaatataaatatatatgtatgtaagtatgtatgtatgtatgttatttaattaaatagatatCACAATAACAACATCACATTACGTCTGTCTTGTAAGCatatcaatatcaatatcaaCATCATGATCAGCATTATCAGCAAGTAGTAGCAGTAACAGCAGCATTATCAGCATCAAAACAACATTAgcatcattatcattatcagtaGTAGTAGTAGTGGCATcactttgtattattatattatttaattttcattttgttgtatatttttcatatttttgtttacttgtttataattatattgtttttgttgttgttgttgttgttatatgattgttgttgttattgtttgttAGCTAGTACGTTGTGGATGTTTTGATAAACAACGTTTAGGCCATGGTAATGGCCAATTATATTGTCTTGGTACAACACCACCAACATTACAttcaaagtatttaaataatggGAACCACCATTCTTTaccaatataattatttgttgatgaattctataaaacaacaaataataatataaataaatattattaataataaacaaattcattaattaattataaataacaataaatataaagtaaGATAACTAAGTGATTAGAAAAGAATGAAGAGAGATTGATGATTGATGTATTTAGTGAAACCATCAAcagattattatgaaaatttaaaaaaactgcccagttaattgtttgtatacggaaccctaaactcgtatttGAAACGTATTTAAGCACACTCTtccatttaattaacttttcccTTAAAGCATTCTCTCAACTAAACTAATTTTGAGGATAATTACGTATTGTTTATTTGCTCTAAgttaaatataactaaaaacacttcccattaaattatctttcaaaccaTCCTTTTAGACGGTACGATagcacaaacagacagacagacaaacacacacataaaGTGCTTAAATTTATAAGAGTGTTGTTTTGGTTTGAgggttacaaaataaatatgagCAGTGAACAGTGATTGATTAGACAATCTAATCAGTAATCagattgttaataaattaatgataataatatataaatttaattaaaagatatCATGATCGTGATgccattatttgtttataaattaaacactACCCTCCCTCTAACACACTTCTAAATTGATAATTAGTtaactaattatattaaattaacatttaattaaattaaattaaatataagcgACAAACGATTTAAAGTATGTAgtacatctgaggtaattgtttagatcaaataaattcatgatgacactatttaaaaatatcaaaacaaagtCTTATTGTCATTGAAAATTCATAAGAAAAATAGGTGATGTCTACTTAGTTTATGTACTTAATGTTGTTGTTAAAAACACATATTAAACATTgtaatttttacccgactgcgagACGTAAGTAAATAAATgctaatatatttatgtatgtgtctTTCTATATGGTACACTATGATCCAATTTTAATGAGTCTTAGTCAAACAATTTGTCTTAGCTTTGTGAATGCTACTGAACACATTAGATGGAGAATTGGGTTTTAAATgggtaatttttaaatagctattaaataaaattgattcatgTGTTTGATTTCAAAGGaccaaacatacaaacaacaTAAACTATAAAACTGTTGTGAACTTGTTATAGTACACAACTaacaacactctccattaaaataaagttatataaagttattattacataccttaaatataatattattacataatgtaTGATATAACCAAAATAATCTAGTTGTTATATAATATGCAATAATAACATCAACTGTATAATGACCGTGTGCTATTAAAACCATTACAACACCACACATTGCCAATATAAATGTTAAccaatgtattatataaaaacgttTTGGTGAatctataacaaataaataaatacaatcaatCAATATCTTACTTAtcattagtaattaatttattatcaaataactttgataataaccatttttcatttaaaattaaaaataaacaaactaaaatatttaataaataattgaattttgaaacaatttctacaaatgttcatcgatcctacctaataaatgtccaaaataatcattattaaaatttataaacacgtAACACGTATCTGTACGTTATACGTTTATATGTCTGTTAACTCTCTAGAGATCGTAAGTTAAGTAcgatttaagtaaaatttgatttcaataaaGCTTTTGTTCGAAAATGTAATCTTGTAATGTAGATggttagttttcgaaataaaaatattaaaaatattcgattttaataaaatatgttaattatttacaatctcTAAGTTCATTTAGGTAACGCAGCTCTTATgctatgaattatattttttatgtagaatCTAGTGTATAATTAagataactaattaatttgtgTAAAACCTAACatgtttctataataaaaataaacttgatgatattatttaatctATAATATTTGTTCTTAAACagtacatattaataataataattattatttattataataaatacttacattcaattataaataaataactcaaaaCTAAGCAGACCGTATGCCCACTATAAATATAATCACCACAATATGTATGTTTACCATTAATACTTAAACCAAAACCACTAATTAATTGTATAACACGTtctaatataattaatgttttattattatcagttGTAGTGGTGGttgttgttgtattattattattaattgttgttaattttggtgaacaataatatgtttttgatgATATTGGTAAAACAGTTACATACATTGTTATTGAACGCATTAAATATAacaatgataatattaaaaataaacgacgGAATACAATAAAAcgatgtttatgaaatattaataaaattattgttaaattaaataataacatgaTGATGACTTCAGAGACAGCTAATGCCCAATCATGTGCTTCAATATTATCTAAAACAATATCTGGTAATGGTCCATATTGTGTACGATCTGGTACACGTTCATGTACTAATGCTAATGATATTgttgttaatataaaatttacaatcattATTAATGCTGCTATACATGTTTTATAGATCTCTTTTGGATATCTTGTTCTTCTTGTTGTTATTGATGTTGTTAATAAACAACTATCATTACCACTGTTACTTCCtgtaccattattattattattaattagattACTTGTATTACTTGTACGTATTGGTGATGgcatatcaattttaataattgtatttgaatCATCATCATTATCTTGATGATGATCATTATCTTGATCATTTACATTATTTGTtgatgatattaaataattatttgttgaattATGTTTACTacctataaataaacaatacaaacaattaccatttttattttattttatttaaactactttGAATGCTACACACACGCACAATCAAGCTTGTGCGCATGAATTATATAAAGAAGGGGGATGGTGGTTGTTTTTTATTCACCATGTTGGATCATAAAATCATTTCGAAAAAGaagacatttttcaaaaaattaattctgcGGAATACAAACACAATCCTTTACCAAAATTCTTTGTTGATTGACCGCTACACCGCGTTGTATATTGGATGAAGAATAATCTAATTAACCGATCTTTAGATATTGTCGATctaacatatattattttgaaacaatacaAGGCTCAAAAGAAGTATTTATTCGTTGCTGTTGTCACATCTTGatctaaaaaaacacaaacCCTTTCGTAGATCAAGATGTGACTGGAAGCATTGTTAAATATAAACACGTTAAATATAATTGTGTACCTTGTGTACCTGTTCCAGCTCCtcctccattattattattattattgttattattatgaatattattagataatttattaaatgttggtaataataaatttgtgctatttaaattattatatttattatatttattatcatcattatcaattgattgttgttgttgttgttgttgttgttgtattgttgttgatttagatttatttaatttattagatctagatcttgttgttgttgttgtattattttttgtttcattaataGAACTAAATAAACTTTTAGCTGTTGATGTtaaccaattatttttattattatttaattttaataaacttgtacCAGTTGTACTTGTACTTGTACTTGTACCAATGTTACCACTACCACTACCATTATCACCACTTGAATTacctttaaattaattaaaaaatatataattatatacaaataaaactagttcttatcatataataaatttaacaatttaatagagcttaatttttgtaagaaagaaatgtaaaattaaaaataaataattaaaaatagataaataccttttttatatttattatgatgataattaTGTTGTTTATAATTATGTGAACaacattgtttacatttaataacattattatgtttattatgttgttgttgtttatttataatatttatatgatcatcatcatcattattaataattatattatgatcATCATTATCTTGATCAGAACATGtacataaacataaacaattattatcatttaattgtaattgaTGATGATTATCATGATCTGATGATGAATCATCTAAATCTGATATTAtttcatcatcattatcattatcattatcattataattatttaataatggtTCTCTTTGATGATGTAAATCATTCATtcttaatcttttattttcaatacttttatttttataattattatcttgttcttgttcttgttgttgttgttgtttattaattgttattatatcatcatcatcatcatcattattatcttgttgtttattaatattatcttgTATTGTTATTATAACATTATCTTGTTtatcttgttgttgttgttgttgttgttgatgttgttcattattattgtttgataTTGTACCATATTCATTGTGCGTTTTTGGATCCAATAccattctaaaacaaaaaaaaacaacaataattaatattagacCAACTTAAACATATCACATACAGAATTAATTACTCTTAAATCAAGTGATCTACTAGATAGAGTTGACATAATAATAGAATGTAATAAGAATCATTatcttacaataaatataacatatacaattattttaaatataattaaataattattaataatataaataaaacatactgTTCATGATTGTTATTGAATTgttgatatttaaattgttgtttAGAATACATTGTAATTTcatgtacatattataataaaatactttaaaacttttaaataaaatactttaaaacttttattttaatcataataatttatatatttattatctatttattattaataataagttatttataaagttcatatcaatcataataataatattattttatagtttgatCGTTGAATCATCAAtctatttattatcattattaattcattcatatattcaaaaagtatgtaaagaccaaaataattataaatgccAAATCGGTAAATgagcataaaaaaaaacattctaagtaactttttataataattttgttctatatctaaccaTCACTGACGCTAGGTTCAATTTCTTAAGGTTCAGATTTCGtttaaatatcttaaagaaTGTTACCCATCTCcctataaatgacgaaagtgtaaagatgtcttcatcttaaatgcaacacactgtaggtatataataaatacttttaataatataataaaataaataaatgatttttaaatgattgttgTTTTCAAGCAACATAGATGATAAAGAGTAAAGTACAAACTATAGCGTCTGTACTATaaattaagtatatatatagGATGTCTACTTAAAATGATTACATActga
The Chrysoperla carnea chromosome 4, inChrCarn1.1, whole genome shotgun sequence genome window above contains:
- the LOC123297627 gene encoding phosphatidylcholine:ceramide cholinephosphotransferase 1-like — protein: MKLQLIVVETGERWKRALFRMVLDPKTHNEYGTISNNNNEQHQQQQQQQQDKQDNVIITIQDNINKQQDNNYKNKSIENKRLRMNDLHHQREPLLNNYNDNDNDNDDEIISDLDDSSSDHDNHHQLQLNDNNCLCLCTCSDQDNDDHNIIINNDDDDHINIINKQQQHNKHNNVIKCKQCCSHNYKQHNYHHNKYKKGNSSGDNGSGSGNIGTSTSTSTTGTSLLKLNNNKNNWLTSTAKSLFSSINETKNNTTTTTRSRSNKLNKSKSTTIQQQQQQQQQSIDNDDNKYNKYNNLNSTNLLLPTFNKLSNNIHNNNNNNNNNGGGAGTGTQGSKHNSTNNYLISSTNNVNDQDNDHHQDNDDDSNTIIKIDMPSPIRTSNTSNLINNNNNGTGSNSGNDSCLLTTSITTRRTRYPKEIYKTCIAALIMIVNFILTTISLALVHERVPDRTQYGPLPDIVLDNIEAHDWALAVSEVIIMLLFNLTIILLIFHKHRFIVFRRLFLILSLLYLMRSITMYVTVLPISSKTYYCSPKLTTINNNNTTTTTTTTDNNKTLIILERVIQLISGFGLSINGKHTYCGDYIYSGHTVCLVLSYLFIIEYSPKRFYIIHWLTFILAMCGVVMVLIAHGHYTVDVIIAYYITTRLFWLYHTLCNNIIFKNSSTNNYIGKEWWFPLFKYFECNVGGVVPRQYNWPLPWPKRCLSKHPQRTS